The Amycolatopsis nigrescens CSC17Ta-90 genomic interval ACCATCATCCTGGCGGTGGGGATCACCTCCTGGCCCACCACCGCGAGACTGGTGCGCGCGCAGACCCTCACCATCGAGAGCAGGCCGTACATCGAGCGGGCCAAGGCACTCGGCGGCGGGCACGCGCACATCGTCGGCAAGCACGTGCTGCCCGGGGTGATGCCGTTGGTGCTGGCCAACACCACGCTGGTGGTCGGCAACTCGATCATCGCCGAGGCCACCCTGTCCTTCCTCGGTCTCGGCGACCCGTCCGTGGTGTCCTGGGGCTCGATGCTGCAGACCGCGCTCAGCTCGGGCGCGGTGAGCGGCGGCGCCTGGTGGTACCTGCTGCCGCCCGGTGTCGCGATCGTGCTCATCGTGTTGTCCTTCACGCTGGTCGGCCGTGCGCTGGAGACCGTGCTGAACCCGCGGCTTAAGGGGGAGCGCTCGTGACCGAGCCCGGCGGGCCGTTGCTCGAACTGAAGAACCTCAACGTCAGCTACCGCACCGGAAGCGGCGAGCTGCCCGCGGTGCGGGACGTGAACCTGACGCTGGCTCCGGGGGACACCCTCGGGGTCGCCGGCGAGTCGGGCTCCGGCAAGTCCACCGTCGCGATGAGCGTGCTGCGGCTGCTGCCCGGCTCGGCCAAGGTGACCGGCGAGATCCTGCTCGACGGCGAGGACGTCACCGCGATGCGCTGGGGACGGCTGCGCGCGGTCCGCTGGGCCGAGGCCTCGGTGGTCTTCCAAGGCGCGATGCACGCGCTCAACCCGGTGCGCAAGGTGGGCGAGCAGATCGCCGAGCCGATCCGGCTGCACGCACCGGATGGGAAGGACCCCGGCGAACCCGCTGAGCGCGACGTCCGCAAGCGGGTGGCCGAGCTGCTCGAACAGGTGGACCTGCCGACCAGCCGGGCCGGGGCATACCCGCACGAGCTCTCCGGCGGGCAGAAGCAGCGGGTGATGATCGCGATGGCGCTGGCCTGCCGTCCCCGGCTGATCATCGCGGACGAGCCGACCACCGCGCTGGACGTGATCGTCCAGGCGCAGGTGCTGGAACTGATGAGCCAGCTGGTCGCCGAGCACGACATCGGGCTGGTGATGATCAGCCACGATCTGTCCGTGCTGGCCGCCACCTGCGCGAGGATCGCCGTGATGTACCGCGGTGAGCTGGTGGAGGAGCGGCCGAGCGCGGAGCTGATGGGTGCGCCGCGGCACGAGCACAGCAAGGCGCTGGCCGCCGCGTTCCCCACCGTCGGCGACCCGGTGTCGCGGTTCGCGCCCGCCACCACCAGCCCGATCCCGCCGGAACCCGAGCGCACCGGTGCGCAGGGGCACGCGCTGCTCGCCGCCGAGGATCTGCGGGTCACGTTCCGGGACCGCACCGGGGCGAAGATCAACGCCGTCGCCGGGGTGGACCTGCAGGTCTGGCGCAACGAGATCGTCGCGCTGGTCGGCCAGTCCGGCTCGGGCAAGACCACACTGGCCCGTACGTTGCTCGGCCTGCAGAAGCCGACTTCGGGCGCGGTGCTGTACGACGGTTCGCCGGTGCCGAGGTCCGGTGCCGGGCTGAAGGCGTACCGACGTCAGGTCCAGCTGGTCCTGCAGGACCCGACCAGTGCGCTCAACCCCCGCCACAGCGTGTACGAAGCGGTCGCCGAGGGCCCGAGGATCCATGCCCTGGAAGGGAACGAACGGGACATTGTGACCGCCGCGCTGGAAGCCGCCGAGCTGCGGCCCGCGGAAACCTATCTGCAACGCCTGCCGCACGAGCTCTCCGGCGGGCAGCGTCAGCGGGTGGTGATCGCCGGCGCGCTCGCGCTGCGGCCGAGCGTGCTGGTCGCCGACGAGCCGGTGGCTTCGCTGGACGCCTCGGTCCGCGGGGAGATCCTCGGGCTGCTGCTCCGGTTGCGCCGCGAGCTGGGACTTGCCGGCCTGGTGATCACCCACGACCTCGGGCTGGCCTGGAACATCGCGGACCGGGTCGCGGTGATGTACCGCGGCGAGCTGGTCGAGGTGGGTACCGTGGAACAGGTCCTGCTGGACCCGCAGCACCAGTACACGAAGTCACTGCTCGCGGCGCTGCCAGGCGGCACCAGCGTGCGCGCCGAGACGCCGTAATCGACCACGAAAGGAATCGCGTGCCCGCATTTTCGGCCATTGCCGCGAGTGCGTGCGAGCGCGGTGTGTAATCTTCTTCAACGACATGGCCACTACTACTGATCCCGCACCGGATGCGCAATCGGCCGCTAATCATTCGCCGGCCGACCGCGTACTGATGCCTTCGCGCTTTCCCTATCGCACGATCGCGATGGGCACCGTCGGCAGCACCTTGTTGCTGCTCGGCGCGCTCGGTGCCGGCGGGATCCTGATCAGCGATCCGATCCTCGGCCACGGCCCGCTCTCCTGGATCCGGTACGGCCACGGCCGCGCGCTGGCCAATGCGGTGCTCTACCTCGGTTTCGCGCTGGTCGTCTGGGCCTGGGTGCGGCTCGGCCGGTACGTGCTGGCGGGCCGGGTCGGCAGCAGGCCGATCCTGGTCGCCGCGGCGTGCTGGATCACGCCGCTGCTGTTCTCCCCGCCGCTGTTCACCAGGGACGTGTTCTCCTACCTCGGCCAGGGCGCCCAGTTGCTGCACGGGCTCAACCCGTACGGCAACGGCCCCGCCGAGCTGGACGTGCTGCCGAACGTGGTGGCCAACGTGCACGAGCTGTGGCAGACCACACCCGCGCCCTACGGCCCGCTGTTCCTGCTGGTCGCGAAGACGGTGGTGGGGATCACCGGCGACAACATGATCGCCGGGGTGATCCTGACCAGGGTGCTGCTGCTGGTGGGCCTGGCCGGGACGGTCTGGGCGCTGCCGAGGCTGGTCCGCCACCTCGGCGGAAAGCTGCCGGTGACGCTGTGGCTCGCGGTGGCCAGCCCGATGATGATCATCCATCTGGTCGGCGGCCCGCACAACGACCTGATGATGCTGGGTTTCCTGACCACCGGCGTGCTGGCCATGCTGGAGCGCAAGCACGTGCTGGCGATCGTGCTGGTCACCGTCGGCATGCTGATCAAGCCCACCGCCGCGGTGGCGCTGCCGTTCCTGGTGTGGGTGTGGGCGAACCACCTGCCCGCCGAGGAAAGCCTTACCCGCCGCTTCTTCAAGGCGGTGATCCCGTCGGTCGGCATCTTCGGTGTGGTGTTCGTCGCCGGTACCTGGATCTCGCTGGGCACGTTCAACCTCGGCTGGCTGGACGGCCTGAAGGCGCCGGGCCTGATCACGAACTGGCTGAACTTCCCGACCGGTATCGGCGAGATGTTCTACAACCTGGTGCACCTGATCGTGGACGTGCCGTCCTCGCCGTTCGTCACGGTGGCAAGGGCGATCGCCTGGGCCGCGTTCGCGGTGCTCGTCGTCCGGCAGTGGTGGCTGGCCAGGAACGGCGGCAACGAGGCGATCTTCCGGATGGCGGTGGCGCTGCTGGCCAACGCCATCCTGATCGCGCCGACCCTGCCCTGGTACCTGACCTGGGGCTTCGTCATCGCCTCCGCCTTCCCGTGGCGGCGCCGGCATCTCGCGGTGGTGGTCGCGGTTTCGGTGTTCCTGGTCATGGTCTACTACCCGACCGGTGAGCAGGCGCTCTACGACTGGTGGTTCATGGGTGTCGTGGTCGCGGTGAGCCTGTACGCCGCCGCGTCGCTGCTGCGCCCGGACCCGCTGGGGCTGGTCGCGGCCTGGCGCAAACCGCCGCGCCCGCTCGACGAGCGGCTGCCGTCGGCCTGACCCTTCCTTCGTCGGTTCCCCGGCGGTGTTGAATGGCTTGATGCGCACCGGAAAGCTCGCGTTGTCCCTGGCAGGGCTGCTGATCATCACCGTGCTGGCCGTGCCGGGCACGGCGGCCGCGGCCGGACCCGGCTGGCGGCTCACCCCGACCGGCTCCACCGCGCAGCTGCGCGGCCTGTCCGCGGTGTCCGGCACGGTGGCCTGGGCATCCGGCAGCCAGGGCACCGTCCTGCGCACCGTGGACGGCGGGCGGAGCTGGCAGTCGGTGTCGCCACCGGAGACCGCCGAACTCGACTTCCGGGACATCGAGGCCTTCGACGCCGAGCACGCGGTCGCGCTCTCCATCGGGGAAGGGGAGAAGTCGCGGATCTACCGCACCGGCGACGGCGGCCGGAGCTGGACCGAGTCCTTCCGCAACACCGTGCCGGCCGCGTTCTACGACTGCATCGCCTTCTTCGACCCGCTGCGCGGGCTGGCCATGGGCGACCCGGTCGACGGCAAGATCCAGATCCTGTCCACATGGGACGGTGGCAGGCACTGGCGGCCGATACCGGAGCGGAACCTGCCGGACGCGCTGCCGGGAGAGGCCGGGTTCGCCGCCAGCGGCCAGTGCCTGAGCACCGCCGGCCCGTTCGACGCGTGGATCGGCACCGGCGGCGGCGCCCAGTCGCGGGTACTGCGTTCCGGCGACGGCGGCCGGACCTGGAAAGCGGTGACCACGCCGATCGCGAGCGGTCCGTCGGCCGGGGTGTTCGCCACCGGTTTCCGCGACCCGCGGCACGGCCTCGCCATCGGCGGTGACTACGCGGACCCCACCAACCCGGCACCGGCGCTGGCCACCAGCCGGGACGGCGGCCGGAGCTGGCACGCCGCCGAGCGGGCACCGACCGGTTACCGCTCGGGCCTGGCCTGGCGCGACGGCCGGACCGTGCTCGCGGTGGGCCCGACCGGCAGCGACATCAGCCACGACGGCGGCGGCCACTGGCGGCCGGTCGACACCGGCAGCTTCGACACCGTGGACTGCACCCACTCCGGCGCCTGCTGGGCCGCCGGCGAAAAAGGCCGCGCCGCCGTCCTCGGCCCCTGACGGGCAAATAGCCGACTATTTGCCCTTTTCCGGTGGGGCAAGAAGTCGGCTATTTGCCCGTTAGGTGGAGGTCCAGCCGCGCCAGGTGTGGACGTGGGTGGTCACGACGTCGCCCTCGGGCGGGTGGGTGCGGTACTGCGGGTACTTGGCGCGCAGCAGCTCGACCGGCGCGGCCCGGTCGGCGGACGCGGTGCGAACCTCGGCCACGCCGTCCGCCCGCGCCCACCAGAGCAGCGACCAGTCGTCCTCGTAGTGGTCCACCAGGAAGGCCACCGCGGGGTTCGCCCTGATGTTGCGCAGCCGGCGGAGATCCGTGCTGCTCTTGGGCTTGTGATCGACCGCGAACACGATCCGGTCTCCGTCCACCGCGAAGGTCACCGGGACCAGATGCGGCACGCCGTCCGCAGCGGCGGTGGCCAGCCTGGCGACCCTGGCCGTCGCGAACCGCTCCCTGACCTGATCCTCCGGCAGTCGCATGCACCCACCCTAGGAGCGTTAGCTGAGCGCGGGTTCGAGCAGGGTGAGGGTGGCGGCGTCGGCGTCCAGCTCGGCCGGCACGCCGAGCGGGATGGTCAGCGACCCAGGCAGATGGCCGAAGCCCAGCTCCCAGCCTATCGGCACGCCGAGTGGGCCGAGCCGGTCGAGCATCAGCGCCCGCACCTGGTCGAGCGGTCCGCAGCGGGTCCACGAGCCGAGCGCGATACCGGCCACGCCGTCGAACCAGCCGGTGCGCAGCAGCTGGGTCAGCATGCGGTCGAGCCGGTAGACGCTTTCGGTGACGTCTTCGAGCACCGCGATGGCACCTTTGGCGGGCCGGTGCTCGACCGCGCCCGTGCTCGCGGCCAGCAGGCTCAGGTTCCCGCCGACCAGCGGACCGCGGGCGGTGCCCGGCACCAGCGCGCTCCCGCCCGGTTTGCGCAGTACCAACGCTTTCTCCGGTTCGAACAGCATCCGGTGCAGCCCCGCGGTGGCCTCGGCGTCGAAATGCACGCTGGCCGGCATCGGGGAGAACAGCGTGGCCAGGTCCAGGTGCACGCCCACCGCCTCGTGCAGCGCGGTGACGTCGCTGGACCCGGCGAGCAGCTTCGGCCCGGCGGCCCGCAGCGCCGGCCAGTCCACCAGGTCCAGCATCCGCATGCAGCCGTACCCGCCGCGGGCCGCCAGCACCGCGCTCACCTCCGGATCCAGCCAGGCGGCGCTGAACTCCTCGGCCCGCTGCGCGTCCGGCGCCGCGAGGTAGTCCACAGCGGACTGTCCACTGCGGACACCCGCGGCCTCGCGGACGCGCAGGCCCCACGACTCCAGCACCGGCACGGCCGCGTCCAGCAGCCCGATCGGCACCGGGCCCGCCGGGGCCACCACCGCGACCGTGTCACCGCGCCGTAGCCTCGGCGGCCTCACCGCCGCAGCTCGAGGTGCGCCACGCCTGGAGTGTCGAAGCCGAACACCTGCCCGTAGAAGGACAGCTCGGCCTCCATCGCGGCGATCATCGTCTCCGCCTTGCGGAAACCGTGCTGCTCGCCTTCGAAGGTCAGATAGGCATGCGGCACCTCGCTGCCCCGCAGCGACTCCACGAACCGGTCGGCCTGCTCCGGCGGGCAGATCTCGTCCTCCAGTCCCTGCAGGAACAGCACCGGCCCGGCCAGCGTGCCGGCGTGCGAGATGGGCGAGCGCTCGCGGTACCGCTCGGCGGTCTCCGGCAGCGGCCCGACCAGCCCGTCAAGGTAGCGGGACTCGAAGTCGTGGGTCTCGCCGCCCTCACCGGTCCAGCCGTACAGGTCCAGGATCGGGTACTTCACCGTGCCCGCCCGGTACCGCCGCTGGGTGGTCATCGACATGGCCGAGGTGAAACCGCCCGCGCTGCCACCGCGGATGGCCAGCCGGTCACCGTCGGCGATGCCCTCCGCGACGAGCGCGTCGGCGACCGCGACGCAGTCGGAGACGTCGACAACGCCCCACTGTTCGCGCAGCCGTTCGCGGTAGCGCCTGCCGTAACCGGTGGAGCCTCCGTAGTTGACCGCCACCACGCCGATGCCGCGGCTGGTGAAGAACGCGAAGTCGAGGTCGAGCGTCGGGAAGTTGCGCCCGGTCGGACCGCCGTGCACGTGGACCAGGTACGGCGGCAGCTCGCCGTCCGGCGCGACGTGGTCGGGGTTCGCCGGCGGGTACAGGTAGGCCGGGATCGGCTCGCCGTCCGCGGTGGTGAACATCCGTTCCTCTGGCACCGGCAGGTACTCCGCGGGTGGCGCCGGTTCCGCGTCCGCCCGCGGGGACACCTCGGTCACCGTGCCGGCGGTCAGGTCCACGTGCACCACCGCCGCTTCCCGCGTCGGGCCCCCGGCGATCCCGACGACGCCGCCTTTGTACGCGGCGAACGCGGACGCCCACACCGGCAGCTCGCGCGCGGCCGGCACCTCGGTCACCGTGCCGGTCGCTTCGTCCAGCACGGCGAGCCGGCCGGAGCTGAGCACCGCGTGCCGGCCGGAGTCGAGCTGCGTGAACCAGCGCGAGCCCAGCTTCCACAGCGGGCCGCCGAGTTCCTCGGTCACCGGCGCGAGGTTCGTCACCTTCCCGTCCAGTCCGATCCGGTGCAGGTTCCACCAGCCGTCCGGGTCCAGCAGAGCCAACAGGGTGCCGCCGGGTTCCCATTCGAGTTGGCACACCGATATGCCTGGCCCGCCGGCCAGTACCCGATGCGGGCCGAAGCTCCCGTCGGCGGCGACCTCGGCGACGCAGAGTTCGGTCTCGTCCCACGGCATCGCCGGGTGCGCCCAGCCGAGCCAGGCCGCGTGGCCGCCGTCCGGCGAGAGCTGCGGCCCGGTGAGGAAGTGGTGGCTCGCCGCCAGCGGCCGCGGCGGCCGTCCGTCCAACTGGATCGCGACCAGGTCCCTGGCCACGTCCGCGCGGCGGGGACCCGCGCTCCGCTCGCGCACCGCCCACACCTCACCGTCGGGGCCCGGGTGCAGGTCGCCGTAGCGGATGGCCTGCGGCGACTCGGGTTCCGGTGTGATCGGGGTGACCTCTCCGGTGTCCAGGTCACGCCGGTAGACGCGCTGGTCGTCCCAGTGCGTGAAGACCAGTGCGCGGCCGGTCACCGTCCACGGCCGGCCGCCGTATTCGTGCACCCGGTTGCGGGCGTTCCACGGTGCCGGCAGCAGCTCTTCGAGGGTGCCGTCCGTGCCGGCCCGTACCAGCGCGAGGCGGCCGCCTTCGGCAGGTCTCGCCTCGGCCCACCACACCTCGCCGTCCACCACGTCCAGCCATTGCGCGCCGCCACCGGCCGCGGCCACGTCGGCCGCGCTGATCGGTGAGGTCCAGGTTCCGTAAGGCATGGTTGTCGACACATTCGCAGCTTAGTGAACAGGGCTTACGAAGGGTGCATCGCGCGGGACCAAACCAGCGGCGCCGGGCAGATGCGGGGCGGCGGATGCCGATCATGGAGACGTGGCTTAGGGTCTGTGGTGCCATGGCTCGCGTAATTCATGTCTTCCGTCAACCCGACCGGTTCGTCGCCGGCACGGTCGGTGAACCCGGCGACCGCACGTTCTACCTGCAGGCGTCCGAGGACGTCCGCACGATCAGCGTGACCATCGAGAAGCAACAGGTGGCCGTGCTCGCCGAGCGTCTCGGCTCGCTGCTCGAAGAGGTCGCCAACCGGTTCGGCGCGGAGGTGCCCGCTGAGGTGCCGGACGACCTGGTGGACGTCGACCCGCTCGACGTGCCGGTCGAGGAGGAGTTCCGGGTGGGCACCATGGGACTCGGCTGGGACGCGGAGAGCAGCGCGGTGGTGATCGAGCTGCTCGCCATCACCGAAGGCGAAGTGGACGAAACCGTCGTGCTCGACGACACCGAGGAAGGCCCGGACGCGGTGCGGGTGTTCCTCAGCCCGGCGGCCGCGAGGGCCTTCGCCGAACGGGCCGACCGGGTGATCAACGCCGGCCGCAAGCCCTGCCCGCTGTGCGGCGAGCCGCTGGACCCCGCCGGGCACATCTGCCCGCGCCAGAACGGGTACCGGCGAGACGCCGAAGTGGCAGAGGACTGAGCGACGCGGTGGCGCAGCCTTCCGGCGAGCAGGCCGGTACCGGGGGACTCGAGCTGGTCGAGCACGGCAAGCTCGAGGTCGAGGGCCGGCTGGTGGACGCGTCGAACGTGACCCTGTTCTGCGGCATCGAACTCGATGGTGTGCAGGCGAAAGCGGTGTACAAGCCGGTTCGCGGCGAACGACCGTTATGGGACTTCCCGGACGGCACGCTGGCCGGCCGCGAGGTGGCGACGGCGCTGATCTCGGCCACGTCCGGGCTCGGCGCGGTGCCGCCCACGGTGCTGCGCGACGGGCCGTTCGGCGTCGGCATGGTGCAGCTCTGGATCGACACCACCGAGGACGATCTGGTCGACGTCCGCGCTCCGGAGGACGTGCCGCCGGACTGGCGGGTCGTGCTGCACGCGCACGACCGGTCCGGCGAACCCGCCGTGCTGGCCCATGCCGACCATCCCGGAATGCGGGAACTCGCCGCGCTCGACATCGTGGTGAACAACACCGACCGCAAGGGCGGTCACGTGCTCGGCGCGGTGGACGGCCGGATCTACGGTGTGGACCACGGCATCTGCCTGCACACCGAACCGAAGCTGCGCACCGTGCTGTGGGGCTGGATCGGGGAGCCGCTGCCCGAGGAGATCACCGCCAAGCTGGCGGCGCTGCCCGGCAAGCTGGACGGTGACCTCGGCAGCGCACTGGAACCGCACCTGACCACGGCGGAGATCCGCGCCGTGGCCGAACGGGCGGAGCAGTTGCTGGCGGCCGGTACCTTCCCGGAGCCGGGTGACGACTGGCGCGCCATTCCCTGGCCGCTGTTCTGAACTCCTGGCTCAGGGCCGCGCTGCGGCGCTCGCGAGCGCCGCAGCCACCCGTTCCACGTCGGCCGGCGTGGTTCGCCAGTTGCTGAAGGCCGCGCGAACAGCGGGCACGCCCTGGTAGACGGTCGGGCTGAGAAAGGTTTCGCCCGACTCGGCCACCGAACGTACGTATTCCGCGACTCGCCGCTCACTCGGTTCGCCTTCGAGCGTGAAGCACACCACGTTGAGCCGCACCGGAGCCAGCAGCCGCAAACCGGGGGCCGCGGCCAGCAACTCGCCGAGCCGTCGCGCGCAGGCGACATTGCGCTCGACGATGTCCTGGTGACCGGTGCGCCCGTAGGCGACCAGCGAGAACCAGCTTGCCAGTGCGCGCAGCCGGCGTGAGCTCTCCGGGGTCAGGTGCACGAAGTCCGGGTGCTCGCCGGGATGTCCGAGGTAGGCGGCGGCGCTCTGGAACACCCGCACCTGCAGGTCGCGGCGGCGGGTGAACTGGACCGCCGAGTCGTAGGGCACGTTGAGCCACTTGTGCAGATCCGCGCAGACCGAGTCGGCCGCGTCCAGACCGCGGACCAGGTCGGCGTCCGCGCCGGAAAGTGCCGCGAACGCCCCGAACGCGGCATCGATGTGCAACCAGAACGGATACCGGCCCTTCAACTCCGCGACGGCGACGAGATCGTCGAAGTCGACGGTGTTCACCGTTCCCGCGTTCGCCACCACGATGGCGGGCCGCCCGTCGAGGCGGTCGAGTTGTTCGGTGAGCCGGCGGACGTCCACCGCCTCACGGTCGGGCAGGGTGGGCACCGGCCGCAGTCGGTCCCGGCCGATGCCGAGCATGCTGAGTGCCTTGCCGATGCTCGAATGCGCGGCCCCGGACAGCACGGTGACCTCGCCGAGTGCGCCGACCCCGGCTTCGGCCACCGAGACGCCGAGCTGTTCGCCGAGCCATTCCCTGGCGATCGCCAGCCCGACGAAGTTGGACATGGTCGCACCGGAGACGAACGCGCCGCTGTGCTCGCCGCCGAGGCCGAACAACTCGGCGAGCCAGCCGACCGTCTCCTGTTCCAGCCACGCCGCCGAGGAGTCGGTGGCGGTCGCCGCGTTCTGGTCGAACACGCCGGTCAGCCAGTCGCCGACCAGTGCGGACGGGGTGGTGCCGCCGGTGACGAAGCCGAGGTAGCGCGGTCCCGCACCGGCCGAGAACCCCGGCTCCCAGCGTTCGGCGAACCGGCTGAGCGCGCCGGCTGCACCCGCGCCGTCGATCGGCAGCGGCTCCGCGGCGGTCGGCCGAGGCGGGACGGTCACCGCGCGGGCGGACAGCCGGGCGAGCGCGTCCTGCGCGAAACTCCGGGTCGTCTCCAGCAAATCGGGCAGGGCGGTCAGGTCTTCGGACAGTCGTGGATGCACGGTTTCCGAGCCTAGGCACGCCGGACCGGCCAGGTCGCGGTCCACCTCGGCGAAACTGGTCCCCTTACCGGGCACAATGGAGCTGTGTCCTTTCGCGACAGACTCACCGAGCCGCTGCCGACGCCACGCGACCTGGCCAGAATCATGCGCGAGGGCGGTTTCCGCGGCTCCACCGCCAACGCGCACCGGATCCCGGTCCAGCGGGACGGCCTGCCCGCCGCAGCCGCGGACCGGATCAGCTGGACCTGGGTCGGGCATTCCACCTATGTGGTGCGAATCGGCGGCGTCACGGTGCTGACCGATCCGGTGTGGTCGGCGAAGATCCCGGGGGTGCCACGGCGGATCACCCCGCCCGGGGTGGCCTGGCAGGAGCTGCCGCGGCTGGATGCCGTGGTGATCAGCCACAACCACTACGACCACCTGGACACGCCGACCGTGCGCCGGCTGCCGAAGGACACCCCGATCCTGGTCGGCGCCGGGCTGGGGCGGTGGTTCCGCAACCGGGGCTTCTCCTCGGTCCGGGAGCTGGACTGGTGGGAGTCGGCCGAGGTGGCCGGGCTCCGGTTCGATTTCGTGCCGGCGCACCACTGGAGCCGCCGCGGCCTGTTCGACACCTGCCGCTCGCTGTGGGGCGGCTGGGTGATCACCGCTCCGGACGGCACCAGGACCTACCACGCCGGCGACTCCGGCTACGGCCCGCGGTTCGCCGCGGTCGGCGAGCGCTATCCCGGCATCGACGTCGCGATGATGCCGATCGGTGCCTACGACCCGCGCTGGTTCATGCGGCCGGTGCACCTCGACCCGGCCGAGGCGGTGCGCGCGCTTGGCGACCTCGGTGCCCGGCGGCTGGCCGCGATGCACTGGGGCACCTTCGTGCTGACCAGGGAGCCGGTGGACGAACCACTGGAGCTGGTGCGCAAGGCGTGGGCGGCGGAGGGCCGCGATCCCGCCGACCTGTGGGCGCTGGCGGTGGGGGAGAGCCGGACTCTCCCGCTCGGACCCGTCCGATGAGACCGCAGCGGCGTGGCGGGGCGACGGGACGCGGCGACTCCCGCTAGCGTCGCTGGCCGTGCGCTCCCATTCCTACGACGACATCCTCTCCGGCCCGCGGAAGCGTCGGATCCCGGAGGTCGAGGCCGAACGCGGCCTGGTGGTGGAGGAACCCGGCAGCGGGTTCTGCGGTGCGGTGGTCCGGCTCGAATACGGGAACGTGGTACTCGAAGACCGGCACGGCAAGCACCGGGTGTTCCCGCTGAACCCGGCGGGTTTCCTGTTCGAGGGCAAGCCGGTCACCCTGGTGCCGGCCAAGGCAGCCGCGCCGCCGGCCAAGGTCAGGTCCGCGTCCGGTTCGGTGCACGTCGCCGGGCTGAAGGCCCGCGTCGCCCGCGATTCGCGGATCTGGGTCGAGGGCAAGCACGACGCGGAGCTGGTCGAGCGCGTGTGGGGACACGACCTGCGGGTCGAAGGCGTGGTGGTGGAACCCCTCGACGGGGTGGACGAGCTGGCCGGGCGGATCGCCGAGTTCGGCACCGGCCCGCAGCGGCGGCTCGGGGTGCTGGTGGACCACCTGGTGCGCGGCAGCAAGGAGTCCCGGCTGGTCGACGC includes:
- a CDS encoding WD40/YVTN/BNR-like repeat-containing protein, whose product is MRTGKLALSLAGLLIITVLAVPGTAAAAGPGWRLTPTGSTAQLRGLSAVSGTVAWASGSQGTVLRTVDGGRSWQSVSPPETAELDFRDIEAFDAEHAVALSIGEGEKSRIYRTGDGGRSWTESFRNTVPAAFYDCIAFFDPLRGLAMGDPVDGKIQILSTWDGGRHWRPIPERNLPDALPGEAGFAASGQCLSTAGPFDAWIGTGGGAQSRVLRSGDGGRTWKAVTTPIASGPSAGVFATGFRDPRHGLAIGGDYADPTNPAPALATSRDGGRSWHAAERAPTGYRSGLAWRDGRTVLAVGPTGSDISHDGGGHWRPVDTGSFDTVDCTHSGACWAAGEKGRAAVLGP
- a CDS encoding DUF3090 domain-containing protein; this encodes MARVIHVFRQPDRFVAGTVGEPGDRTFYLQASEDVRTISVTIEKQQVAVLAERLGSLLEEVANRFGAEVPAEVPDDLVDVDPLDVPVEEEFRVGTMGLGWDAESSAVVIELLAITEGEVDETVVLDDTEEGPDAVRVFLSPAAARAFAERADRVINAGRKPCPLCGEPLDPAGHICPRQNGYRRDAEVAED
- a CDS encoding prolyl oligopeptidase family serine peptidase produces the protein MSTTMPYGTWTSPISAADVAAAGGGAQWLDVVDGEVWWAEARPAEGGRLALVRAGTDGTLEELLPAPWNARNRVHEYGGRPWTVTGRALVFTHWDDQRVYRRDLDTGEVTPITPEPESPQAIRYGDLHPGPDGEVWAVRERSAGPRRADVARDLVAIQLDGRPPRPLAASHHFLTGPQLSPDGGHAAWLGWAHPAMPWDETELCVAEVAADGSFGPHRVLAGGPGISVCQLEWEPGGTLLALLDPDGWWNLHRIGLDGKVTNLAPVTEELGGPLWKLGSRWFTQLDSGRHAVLSSGRLAVLDEATGTVTEVPAARELPVWASAFAAYKGGVVGIAGGPTREAAVVHVDLTAGTVTEVSPRADAEPAPPAEYLPVPEERMFTTADGEPIPAYLYPPANPDHVAPDGELPPYLVHVHGGPTGRNFPTLDLDFAFFTSRGIGVVAVNYGGSTGYGRRYRERLREQWGVVDVSDCVAVADALVAEGIADGDRLAIRGGSAGGFTSAMSMTTQRRYRAGTVKYPILDLYGWTGEGGETHDFESRYLDGLVGPLPETAERYRERSPISHAGTLAGPVLFLQGLEDEICPPEQADRFVESLRGSEVPHAYLTFEGEQHGFRKAETMIAAMEAELSFYGQVFGFDTPGVAHLELRR
- the nikE gene encoding nickel ABC transporter ATP-binding protein NikE; amino-acid sequence: MTEPGGPLLELKNLNVSYRTGSGELPAVRDVNLTLAPGDTLGVAGESGSGKSTVAMSVLRLLPGSAKVTGEILLDGEDVTAMRWGRLRAVRWAEASVVFQGAMHALNPVRKVGEQIAEPIRLHAPDGKDPGEPAERDVRKRVAELLEQVDLPTSRAGAYPHELSGGQKQRVMIAMALACRPRLIIADEPTTALDVIVQAQVLELMSQLVAEHDIGLVMISHDLSVLAATCARIAVMYRGELVEERPSAELMGAPRHEHSKALAAAFPTVGDPVSRFAPATTSPIPPEPERTGAQGHALLAAEDLRVTFRDRTGAKINAVAGVDLQVWRNEIVALVGQSGSGKTTLARTLLGLQKPTSGAVLYDGSPVPRSGAGLKAYRRQVQLVLQDPTSALNPRHSVYEAVAEGPRIHALEGNERDIVTAALEAAELRPAETYLQRLPHELSGGQRQRVVIAGALALRPSVLVADEPVASLDASVRGEILGLLLRLRRELGLAGLVITHDLGLAWNIADRVAVMYRGELVEVGTVEQVLLDPQHQYTKSLLAALPGGTSVRAETP
- a CDS encoding TIGR03668 family PPOX class F420-dependent oxidoreductase, producing the protein MRLPEDQVRERFATARVARLATAAADGVPHLVPVTFAVDGDRIVFAVDHKPKSSTDLRRLRNIRANPAVAFLVDHYEDDWSLLWWARADGVAEVRTASADRAAPVELLRAKYPQYRTHPPEGDVVTTHVHTWRGWTST
- a CDS encoding S66 peptidase family protein → MRPPRLRRGDTVAVVAPAGPVPIGLLDAAVPVLESWGLRVREAAGVRSGQSAVDYLAAPDAQRAEEFSAAWLDPEVSAVLAARGGYGCMRMLDLVDWPALRAAGPKLLAGSSDVTALHEAVGVHLDLATLFSPMPASVHFDAEATAGLHRMLFEPEKALVLRKPGGSALVPGTARGPLVGGNLSLLAASTGAVEHRPAKGAIAVLEDVTESVYRLDRMLTQLLRTGWFDGVAGIALGSWTRCGPLDQVRALMLDRLGPLGVPIGWELGFGHLPGSLTIPLGVPAELDADAATLTLLEPALS
- the mptB gene encoding polyprenol phosphomannose-dependent alpha 1,6 mannosyltransferase MptB; the protein is MATTTDPAPDAQSAANHSPADRVLMPSRFPYRTIAMGTVGSTLLLLGALGAGGILISDPILGHGPLSWIRYGHGRALANAVLYLGFALVVWAWVRLGRYVLAGRVGSRPILVAAACWITPLLFSPPLFTRDVFSYLGQGAQLLHGLNPYGNGPAELDVLPNVVANVHELWQTTPAPYGPLFLLVAKTVVGITGDNMIAGVILTRVLLLVGLAGTVWALPRLVRHLGGKLPVTLWLAVASPMMIIHLVGGPHNDLMMLGFLTTGVLAMLERKHVLAIVLVTVGMLIKPTAAVALPFLVWVWANHLPAEESLTRRFFKAVIPSVGIFGVVFVAGTWISLGTFNLGWLDGLKAPGLITNWLNFPTGIGEMFYNLVHLIVDVPSSPFVTVARAIAWAAFAVLVVRQWWLARNGGNEAIFRMAVALLANAILIAPTLPWYLTWGFVIASAFPWRRRHLAVVVAVSVFLVMVYYPTGEQALYDWWFMGVVVAVSLYAAASLLRPDPLGLVAAWRKPPRPLDERLPSA